A window of the Henckelia pumila isolate YLH828 chromosome 3, ASM3356847v2, whole genome shotgun sequence genome harbors these coding sequences:
- the LOC140892998 gene encoding nod factor hydrolase protein 1-like, which yields MVLTSYTVNGSSSSSQAIKGVYYPSWISSNFSPSSINTKLFTHVYYAFLTPNNVTFKFDIEQTQEAPLLLNFTSTLHTKNPPVKTIFSVGGAAEGPVLFSRMVADSSSRWHFILSSIEVARKFGFDGVDLDWETPQNPEDMENLSHLLDEWRVEVEKEAKATGRAELLLSAAVYYSADLSGPPRSYPSASITKNLDWINVMTYDYHGAWDPTLTGANAALYDSKSIVSTSYGVQSWIRSGVPLSKLIMGLPLYGRTWQLKDPRSYFIGAPAVDVGPGPDKTGVLTYAEIVQYNKDHKAKVVHDMETVSVYSVAGNIWIGYDDTKTVAVKIGYARAIGLRGYFFWAVGGDYKWKISKTASKLWSL from the exons ATGGTTCTCACATCATATACTGTCAATGGATCTTCCTCATCTTCTCAAGCAATCAAAGGTGTTTATTATCCTTCATggatttcatcaaatttctctCCATCCTCCATTAACACGAAGCTTTTTACTCATGTATACTACGCATTCCTCACACCAAACAATGTCACCTTCAAGTTCGACATAGAACAAACTCAAGAAGCTCCATTGCTTCTGAACTTCACATCAACTCTTCATACCAAGAATCCACCAGTCAAGACCATTTTCTCTGTCGGAGGGGCAGCAGAAGGCCCCGTTCTGTTCTCGCGTATGGTGGCGGATTCGTCCTCTCGTTGgcatttcatactttcgagcATAGAAGTAGCAAGAAAATTTGGGTTCGATGGGGTTGATCTTGACTGGGAGACTCCGCAGAACCCCGAGGATATGGAGAACCTATCACATTTGCTAGATGAGTGGCGTGTGGAGGTCGAAAAGGAAGCGAAAGCCACCGGCAGGGCAGAGCTCCTCCTCTCTGCCGCGGTGTATTACTCGGCTGATCTCTCCGGCCCGCCAAGATCGTACCCTTCTGCTTCTATCACCAAGAACCTGGACTGGATCAATGTGATGACTTATGACTACCATGGTGCTTGGGATCCTACTCTAACTGGAGCTAATGCAGCACTCTACGACTCGAAAAGTATCGTGAGCACGAGCTACGGGGTTCAGTCATGGATCCGATCAGGTGTGCCACTGAGCAAGTTGATCATGGGCTTGCCCTTGTACGGCAGGACATGGCAGCTCAAGGACCCAAGATCATATTTCATCGGTGCACCTGCGGTCGATGTGGGACCGGGACCGGATAAAACCGGAGTCTTGACTTATGCCGAGATAGTGCAGTATAATAAGGATCATAAGGCTAAGGTAGTACATGACATGGAGACTGTGTCAGTATATTCTGTGGCAGGGAATATATGGATTGGATACGATGATACCAAAACAGTGGCGGTAAAAATAGGTTATGCTCGAGCTATTGGACTTCGAGGGTACTTCTTTTGGGCTGTTGGTGGTGATTATAAATGGAAAATTTCGAAAACAG CGTCGAAGTTGTGGTCTCTTTGA
- the LOC140890405 gene encoding uncharacterized protein, with translation MSAAGKRKSDRPTSAPVKIARVGSASSKAVSKKQGSVDKLFAKYSDKFSGLIDPEGIEKLCSDLKVDHTDVRILMFAWKLKAETQGYFTLDEWQTGLKVLNVDTLNKLKKALPQLEKEVLMPENFEDFYIFAFRYHLIDKKQKCLDMETICILLDLILKSQYQLQVTVFIEFLKIQEDYKVMNMDQWIGFYRFCKEISFPDLQNYDSSEAWPLILDNFVEWLRERSNVTPS, from the exons ATGTCGGCTGCCGGTAAGAGGAAATCTGATCGACCAACCTCTGCTCCTGTCAAGATTGCCCGTGTTGGTTCTG catCGAGTAAAGCTGTGAGCAAGAAGCAGGGAAGTGTCGATAAACTTTTCGCCAAATACTCTGATAAATTTTCAGGCTTGATCGA TCCAGAAGGGATAGAAAAATTATGTTCAGATTTAAAAGTGGATCATACCGATGTCAGGATTTTGATGTTTGCTTG GAAATTGAAAGCTGAAACGCAAGGATACTTTACACTA GATGAGTGGCAAACAGGCTTGAAGGTTCTTAATGTTGATACTCTCAACAAATTGAAGAAAGCACTGCCACAACTAGAGAAAGAG GTCTTGATGCCAGAAAATTTTGAGGATTTCTATATTTTTGCGTTCCGTTACCACCTTATTG ACAAAAAGCAgaagtgtttagacatggagACCATTTGCATATTACTAGATCTAATTCTAAAGTCTCAATATCAGCTACAAGTTACTGTCTTCATTGAATTTCTCAAG ATTCAGGAAGATTACAAGGTAATGAACATGGACCAATGGATAGGCTTCTATCGATTTTGCAAAGAG ATAAGCTTTCCTGACCTTCAGAATTACGATTCTAGTGAAGCTTGGCCTCTAATCCTTGATAACTTTGTTGAATGGTTGAGAGAAAGATCAAATGTTACCCCATCATAA